GGCTCGCAGGATGTACGTGCCACGCAATTCGCGGCCGTTGTTCGACGGGGTGAGACCGTTTCCTTTGTATAATCACAGCCGCTCGCGCCCGCGCCCGCGGCAGGAGTCTGACGTCTCACGACGAATACACCGTCTCGTGCTCGGGGGGAATGGCGCTCATAGCCCCGCGTCGCACTTGTCACAGCATCACGTCGCAGCATTGAACGAGGCAGCGATGCGGGGACGATTCAGGGCATTTTTTGTTGCCCTCGTAGTGGGGTCGCTGGTTTCCGCCGATCCCTTCGGGGCCATCGCGGCGGGCGGATCCGTATCCGCTCCACAGTCGCACGTCGCGGCGTCCTCCGCCGAGTCCACGCTGGCCCGTATCCAGCAACAACTGGCTGACCGGCGCCGTGCCCTGGCGCAGACGCGCATGCAGGAGCAGCATGCGCTCGTGCAACTCTCGTGGGCCCAGGAGCGACTCGAGCGAGCGCGGATGGGCCTCGCCCAGACCGTCAGCGCGCTCCACGGCACCCAAGCGGCGGTTGCGCAGGTCACCAGCTCGCTCGCCACCGTGTCGCAGCAGCTCGAGACCCACGAAACGCTGATGGGCGCTCGCGTACGGGCCTTCTATGAGCGTGGTCCTCTCGGTTACCTCGACGTGTTGCTCGGGGCCGCCGATTTCCGGGATTTCGTCTCGCGCTCGTATCTGCTCGGGGTCATCATCAACCGTGACGTCCAGCTGTACCAGCAGGTCAGCTCGGAACGTGCGAAGCAGAGCGAGGCGCGGGCGACGCTGGCCGAGCAGGAGCAGCATCTCGCCGAGCAACAGGCCCAGTGGATCGTGAGCCGCGACCAAACCGTACGGCTCGCCCAGGAGCGGCGTGATCTCCTGACCCGGGTCCGCTCGCAGCGACTGGCGCAGGAGGAAGCGATCCGCGAACTTGAGGCTGAGTCCCTCAAGATCACGGACATCATCCGGCGGTCGACGGGGCGCGTGCACGTTGGTCCCATCCCGACCCTCCGGGACGGCGCGCTCCTCTGGCCGGTGGAGGGTCGCATCAGCTCTGGGTACGGCTGGCGAACCCACCCGATCTTCGGCACGCGTGAATTCCACACGGGGATCGACATCGCCGTCCCTTGGGGGACCCCGATTCACGCCGCGGCCCCGGGTTCGGTGATTTTCACGGGGTGGATGCGCGGTTATGGGATGCTTGTGATTCTGGACCACGGCAACGGTCTTTCCACGACGTACTCGCACCTATCCTCATACAGCGTGCACGTTGGACAGCGCGTGGAGCGTGGCGAGGTGATTGCGCACATCGGCAGCACGGGGTGGAGCACGGGTCCGCACCTGTTCTTCGAGGTGCGCGAGGACGGGAAGCCGGTCAACCCGCTCGGCGAGTAGCGCCGCGATCTACACGACGCGATCCAGGAACTGGCTCAACGCTTCGAACAGCGCCTCCGGCTCTTCCGTTTGCGGCGAGTGCCCGCTCTGCTCGAACACGTGCAGCTCGGCCTGCGGCATCAGCCGCGCGATCTCCACGGACTCCTCGACCGGGCAGATCCAGTCGTGGCGACCGACGCCGATGAACGTCGGGACGGCGATGCTGGCGAGCGCCGCTCGGACGTCGTAGGTCGCATAGTCCCGGATCAGCGCGCGCCGCGTTTCCGGGTCGAAGGAGCGTCCTGCCAGGCTGGTGGGCGCGCGCGTCTTGTCGTAATAGTACAGCGGTTGAATTGTCTCGAAGTCCCGCTGGAACCCCGCCGGATCCGTGAGGGAGCCGTCCCACAACCGCCGGTACGCCGCGATCACCTCGGGTGATCCCTGGCGTTCCGCGTTCGCCGTCGCGCGCGCCATGAACCCGCCGCTCGGGGCCGTGCCAATCAGGACGAGCGCGCGCGGCTCGGAAGGGTACCGGGTCGCGTACAGCAGCGACGCGAATCCGCCGGCCGACGTGCCCCCGACGATGGGGCGCTCGAGGCGGAGCGCTTGGATCAGCGCGTGCAGGTCCTCCGCCTGGTCCGCGATCGTGTACGTGTGCGCCGGGGCGCGGCCCGACGCTCCATGGCCGCGGTGCTCGTAGGCGATCAAGCGCACCCGGCCGGCGAGCCTCCGGTACGCGCCGATCCGGTCGGGGTGCCCCATCCCCGGCCCGCCGTGGACGAGGACGTAGGGCGGGCCGGACCCCAGCGTCTCGTACGCCAGCTCGACGCCGCGGACCGAGATCTTCATCGGGGTCGTGGATCGAGGGCGTCCCGGAATCCGTCGCCCACCAGATTGATGCTGGTCAGGAAGATCGCCGCGCCGGGCAACGCGGCGATCCACCACGCGCTGTCCACGTACCGCCTCCCTTCGAAGGGCCCACCCGCACGCGCGTTATGATGGTGTATCAGATGTTCCGCGATCCTGATCGTGTGGTCCGCTATGGCCGTTGGTCGATGCATGCGGCATCACCAGCACCATGAACCGCCTCGCCCTGTTTCCTACGCGACGTAGACCATCCACAGCACACCGAAACGGTCCGCGACCATGCCGAACCGCGAGGAGAAGAACGTCTTGGTCAATGGCGCCTGCACCCGCCCGCCGTCGGCCAGTGCGCCAAATACCCGCTCGGCGTCCTCATCCTTGGGCACTGTCAGCGACAGCCCAAAGCCCTGAAACGTCGGACGCCCAAGACACTGCCCGTCGGACGCCAAGATCTGCGTCTCCCCCACGCGGAACGCCGCGTGCATGATCTTGTCCGCGCTGTCGGCCGCGACCCGTTCGCGCTGGCGGGCGTCGGGATTGTCCTTGAACCGAATGAGCGCCGTTACCTCCGCGCCGAGCGCGCGGCGGTAGAACTCGAGCGCCTCCTCACACCGGCCATCGAAGAACACGTAAGGCTGAACCTGCATGTCACACCTCCGTCTGATGTCGGGGTCGGACCGCCGGATCCGCTTTGGCCCGCCCGTCTCGTTGATTCTTCTCCCGCCACATAGTCGACTGAGGGGTCCCAAAATCGACACACGGCTCGGCAATCAACACCCGGCCCCGGGTCCGCCTCTCTTGGTTGGGTTCAAATAGTATCTTTGACACTATTGGTGCAACGAACGTGCATATTCCGAGGTTCACGCCCTCGCGCGCACCAACCGCGTCCTTCGGGCCAGCAGATCCGCGTGACCACTACCTCTGACCTCGTACAGGGCGACGCGATCGGTCAAACACCGACCTGAGATGGTGGCAAAGTCTCCGCGTCAAGGCGAGAATCGTGAAGGTAGGGTTGGCATTTCCGCCGGTCGGGAAGACGGAACTGCCGATGACATAGAGATTGGTAACCCCGAACACCTTGCAGTTGACGTCGACGACACCCTGCGCGCTCGACGCGGCCATTCGCGTCGTCCCCATATGGTGGTGTGCACCGCTGAGTGCGAATCGAAGGTCGCCGGTGTCCGCGGGATAGCTGATCTCGCCGATGTGATGGTTCTCAAGCACGTCTCGGAGCAAGCGCAAATACTTCTCGAGTGACGCAAGATCGAACTCCGAAAGCTTCCAATCCACGACGAGGACAGGCTCGTTCAATTCGTCCTTCGCGGCTGCAGACAGGCACACGCGACTCTCAGCATCTGGCGCTTGTTCCAGAAAGTGAACCAGTTCATAGTACGGGACCTGCTCGGGCGGTTTGGGGCGACTCCGTTTGAACGGCCCCATCAGCCGATTGTACACGCGGCGCGGTAGGGGTTTGATCAGATGACCGCCGTCTGGTTTCCTTCGAGCAGGGTCGGAGTCGTCAGATGCCCTGACCGTCGTTCCACGTACGGGATAGAAGGCCGTGCTGTGATTCGGAAGGCGATGTTCTCGGCGGAACTCTTCCGAAAACGCGAAATACCGGCTGATGTGTGTATTCCGATGTTCGAGTGCCAATTGTTCTTCCAACTGAACATTCAGCCCCGGGGTGAATCTTCCCCAGATGCCCTTCGGATGGTCCATGAAGAACCGCCCAACCAAATCGGAGCGGTTCCCGAGCGCCACATTATCCCGCGTGCGTGAGTTGAGGAGCAGCCTGGCATTCTCAAAGCCGCCGGTCGCTAGGACGAAGGCCTTCGCATACACCCGACCGCAGTGCCCGCTCAGCGTCTTGGCAACGACGTGACCAATCGTGTCCGGTTCGTTGCCACCGGCCCCCTTGTCAATGACGAGTTCAACGGCGTTCGCGTTCAAAATGACGGTCACATTCTTCGAGCGCTCCAACGCCGCCCGGACCTCGGTGTTGAAGTTGAGCGGCGGTATTTGATCGTAGTGGAAATCCTCCGCCTGTTCTCGAAGCCCGCCGCGGCGAAGGCGATTCCGGTCAAACAGCAGCCGAGGAATTTCATAGTCTCGTGCCACATGAACGTAGAAGGGCAGGAGGTCATGGTACGTCAACGGCCATCCACTGCGGGGCATCCAGTCCTTGCGCTGGAAGTCGTCCGGGGCGTGCGGCTTCCACTTTCCCGACCAGGCGTTGCTCGTTCC
This genomic window from bacterium contains:
- a CDS encoding peptidoglycan DD-metalloendopeptidase family protein, which gives rise to MRGRFRAFFVALVVGSLVSADPFGAIAAGGSVSAPQSHVAASSAESTLARIQQQLADRRRALAQTRMQEQHALVQLSWAQERLERARMGLAQTVSALHGTQAAVAQVTSSLATVSQQLETHETLMGARVRAFYERGPLGYLDVLLGAADFRDFVSRSYLLGVIINRDVQLYQQVSSERAKQSEARATLAEQEQHLAEQQAQWIVSRDQTVRLAQERRDLLTRVRSQRLAQEEAIRELEAESLKITDIIRRSTGRVHVGPIPTLRDGALLWPVEGRISSGYGWRTHPIFGTREFHTGIDIAVPWGTPIHAAAPGSVIFTGWMRGYGMLVILDHGNGLSTTYSHLSSYSVHVGQRVERGEVIAHIGSTGWSTGPHLFFEVREDGKPVNPLGE
- a CDS encoding alpha/beta hydrolase: MKISVRGVELAYETLGSGPPYVLVHGGPGMGHPDRIGAYRRLAGRVRLIAYEHRGHGASGRAPAHTYTIADQAEDLHALIQALRLERPIVGGTSAGGFASLLYATRYPSEPRALVLIGTAPSGGFMARATANAERQGSPEVIAAYRRLWDGSLTDPAGFQRDFETIQPLYYYDKTRAPTSLAGRSFDPETRRALIRDYATYDVRAALASIAVPTFIGVGRHDWICPVEESVEIARLMPQAELHVFEQSGHSPQTEEPEALFEALSQFLDRVV
- a CDS encoding VOC family protein; translated protein: MQVQPYVFFDGRCEEALEFYRRALGAEVTALIRFKDNPDARQRERVAADSADKIMHAAFRVGETQILASDGQCLGRPTFQGFGLSLTVPKDEDAERVFGALADGGRVQAPLTKTFFSSRFGMVADRFGVLWMVYVA
- a CDS encoding GMC family oxidoreductase, which gives rise to MITFACKGFERDAMHTELCIVGAGAAGLDMARLFDGTELSVVVIEGGGLDFDAGAQRLHRIISVGKDIATSDRLMPDLPPAYRHETRIRQFGGTSNAWSGKWKPHAPDDFQRKDWMPRSGWPLTYHDLLPFYVHVARDYEIPRLLFDRNRLRRGGLREQAEDFHYDQIPPLNFNTEVRAALERSKNVTVILNANAVELVIDKGAGGNEPDTIGHVVAKTLSGHCGRVYAKAFVLATGGFENARLLLNSRTRDNVALGNRSDLVGRFFMDHPKGIWGRFTPGLNVQLEEQLALEHRNTHISRYFAFSEEFRREHRLPNHSTAFYPVRGTTVRASDDSDPARRKPDGGHLIKPLPRRVYNRLMGPFKRSRPKPPEQVPYYELVHFLEQAPDAESRVCLSAAAKDELNEPVLVVDWKLSEFDLASLEKYLRLLRDVLENHHIGEISYPADTGDLRFALSGAHHHMGTTRMAASSAQGVVDVNCKVFGVTNLYVIGSSVFPTGGNANPTFTILALTRRLCHHLRSVFDRSRRPVRGQR